The genomic segment TTCAATGAGGAATTTCCAGATCTTGCGGGAAAAATCCCTATTAGAATTAAAAGTTCTATCTATGAATTTGATGATCTTCGGCTTTTTCTCAAGCAGCCAGAGCAATTCCTTTTTAACAGTTTCCAAATCCCTGAATTCGAGAGCTTGGTCGATCCTTGATGAAATGCAATAAATACATTTGAAAGGACATCCGCGTGTGCTTTCATAATAAATATATTTGTTTTGTAGTTCCGGGAAATCTGTTTCGAGATAAGGAAAATTTATTTCGGAAAAATTCTTATTCTTTATTTTTATGATCGTCTGCGGAACATCTAAATCTCTTTCTAAAAAATACCTGAATCCTTTTTCCCCATTTCCGAAAATAATGTGATCGATAGCAGGAAATTCCTCTATCCATTTCTCTGCATTAAAACTTACTTCAGGACCACCCAAAATGATCTTAATATCCGGCAAAACTTTTTTTATATCT from the Candidatus Cloacimonadota bacterium genome contains:
- a CDS encoding B12-binding domain-containing radical SAM protein; protein product: MKKVLLIGINARYTHSNPAIRYLRNSVLDLPFKIELIEFSINRKISEILSKIYGSQPDVVALSVYIWNSEIVKKILKDIKKVLPDIKIILGGPEVSFNAEKWIEEFPAIDHIIFGNGEKGFRYFLERDLDVPQTIIKIKNKNFSEINFPYLETDFPELQNKYIYYESTRGCPFKCIYCISSRIDQALEFRDLETVKKELLWLLEKKPKIIKFIDRTFNSNRDFSRKIWKFLIE